From the genome of Miscanthus floridulus cultivar M001 chromosome 10, ASM1932011v1, whole genome shotgun sequence, one region includes:
- the LOC136487688 gene encoding uncharacterized protein, translating to MASADLLRREEELYSSLFDSAKGDGAKSRSQLIERKIELLEDMATKVSNRRSRKWMNDRLLIELVPRLHVEEIKGLFAPPPWGEEVPLSAFCRTSVGEWDAFRSIDMDAEARLLQHMKRSSENPRNHVDEGELIALNGWHRIDRQTREAMKKNFLPDLLEIYEERVRAFIEDTSDKDVLMLNVQDPFQRLLLHGVCEFYNVTSTTTSSVRDGRPWKTTTIKKRQGTGVPSAITLVNFLRMKKNGSH from the exons ATGGCGAGCGCGGATCTGCTGCGGAGGGAGGAGGAGTTATACTCCTCCTTGTTTGATTCGGCCAAAG GCGATGGCGCCAAGTCGCGCTCACAGCTGATCGAGAGGAAGATTGAACTCCTCGAGGACATGGCCACCAAG GTCAGTAACCGGAGATCACGTAAATGGATGAATGACCGCTTGCTGATTGAACTTGTCCCGCGTCTTCATGTTGAAGAGATCAAAGGCCTGTTCGCTCCTCCACCGTGGG GTGAGGAAGTGCCCTTGTCAGCATTCTGCAGGACAAGTGTTGGTGAATGGGATGCCTTCAGGAGCATTGACATGGATGCTGAA GCAAGATTGCTGCAACATATGAAAAGATCATCGGAAAACCCCAGGAATCATGTGGATGAAGGGGAATTGATTGCGCTGAATGGTTGGCATCGAATAGATCGCCAAACTAGAGAAGCAATGAAGAAAAATTTCCTTCCTGATTTGCTTGAAATATATGAA GAACGAGTTAGGGCCTTCATTGAAGATACTAGTGACAAGGATGTGCTTATGCTGAATGTCCAGGACCCATTTCAGAGGCTGCTTCTGCACGGTGTTTGTGAG TTCTACAACGTGACCTCGACAACCACGAGCAGTGTAAGAGATGGGAGGCCTTGGAAGACAACCACCATCAAGAAGAGGCAGGGCACCGGTGTTCCCTCCGCAATCACATTAGTTAACTTTCTGAGGATGAAGAAGAATGGGTCCCATTGA